The Triticum aestivum cultivar Chinese Spring chromosome 7B, IWGSC CS RefSeq v2.1, whole genome shotgun sequence genome window below encodes:
- the LOC123156406 gene encoding tonoplast dicarboxylate transporter isoform X1: MEKPGSFGGSSSEDAGTSLLLPVHRDDATTTASSRLRALLAHKYPAIASGPVACAAICALVDLGGAHGAAPRNMLGVLAWVFLWWATDAVPLAVASMAPLFLFPAFGISSADAVAKAYMDDVIALVLGSFILALAIERYHIHRRLALKITLRFCGDPVRPSLLLLGITGTTAFVSMWIHNTACTVMMMPVATGILQRFPRGGAGQEEEEQEVRRFSKAVVLGVVYASAVGGMATLTGTGVNIILVGMWSAYFPEKEPITFSSWMSFGLPMALVMFLALWVTLCFMYCSNNTGKALSAYLDGTHLRRELSLLGPMAFAEKMVLAVFGGLIVLWMTRNLTDDIPGWGVLFHNQVGDGTVTVSAQDNHKVAEPQYYGGANKSLATQIMMATLLFIIPSGKKEGEKLMDWNKCRKLQWNIVLLLGAGFAIADGFRTSGLTGILSDGLRFLEGAPTLVIVPVACVFSGVITEFMSDDSTPTLVLPLFAELAKSIEVHPALLMISGAIGAQLSYLFPTGSPSNVVGFSTGHITIKDLVATGLPLKVVGVTALTVLLPTLGSVIFGMDNKS; this comes from the exons ATGGAGAAGCCCGGCAGCTTCGGCGGGAGCTCGTCGGAGGACGCGGGGACGTCCCTGCTGCTGCCGGTGCATCGCGACGATGCCACAACCACGGCGTCGTCGCGCTTGAGGGCTCTGCTCGCGCACAAGTACCCTGCGATCGCGTCGGGGCCCGTGGCGTGCGCGGCCATATGCGCGCTCGTGGACCTCGGCGGCGCACACGGCGCGGCGCCGCGGAACATGCTGGGCGTGCTGGCGTGGGTGTTCCTGTGGTGGGCGACGGACGCCGTGCCCCTCGCCGTGGCGTCCATGGCGCCGCTCTTCCTGTTCCCGGCCTTCGGCATCTCCTCCGCCGACGCCGTCGCCAAGGCGTACATGGACGACGTCATCGCCCTCGTCCTCGGAAGCTTCATCCTCGCCCTCGCCATCGAGCGCTACCACATCCACCGCCGCCTCGCTCTCAAA ATCACGCTGCGGTTCTGCGGGGACCCGGTGCggccgtcgctgctgctgctggggATCACCGGCACGACGGCGTTCGTCAGCATGTGGATCCACAACACGGCgtgcacggtgatgatgatgccggTGGCGACGGGGATCCTGCAGCGGTTCCcgcggggcggcgccggccaggaggaggaggagcaggaggtgcGGCGGTTCTCCAAGGCGGTGGTGCTGGGCGTGGTGTACGCGTCGGCGGTGGGCGGGATGGCCACGCTGACGGGCACCGGAGTGAACATCATCCTGGTGGGGATGTGGTCGGCTTACTTCCCGGAGAAGGAgcccatcaccttcagctcgtggATGAGCTTCGGCCTCCCAATGGCGCTGGTCATGTTCTTGGCGCTCTGGGTCACCCTCTGCTTCATGTACTGCTCCAACAACACCGGAAAGGCGCTCTCTGCCTACCTCGACGGAACCCATCTCAGAAGGGAGCTCAGCTTGTTAG GTCCAATGGCTTTCGCGGAGAAGATGGTCTTGGCCGTGTTTGGG GGTCTAATTGTGCTGTGGATGACTAGGAACCTAACAGATGACATTCCTGGGTGGGGAGTCCTCTTCCACAATCAAGTTGGGGATGGAACAGTCACGGTAAGTGCGCAAGATAATCATAAAGTTGCTGAGCCACAGTATTATGGAGGAGCAAACAAATCGCTTGCGACGCAGATCATGATGGCTACGTTGCTGTTCATAATCCCGAGCGGGAAGAAGGAGGGCGAGAAGCTCATGGACTGGAACAAGTGCAGGAAGCTCCAGTGGAACATCGTGCTCCTCCTCGGCGCCGGCTTCGCGATCGCCGACGGCTTCAGGACCAGCGGCCTGACCGGCATCCTCTCGGACGGCCTCAGGTTCCTCGAGGGCGCGCCGACGCTGGTGATCGTGCCCGTGGCCTGCGTTTTCAGCGGGGTCATCACCGAGTTCATGTCCGACGACTCGACCCCCACGCTGGTGCTGCCCCTGTTTGCTGAACTGGCCAAGTCCATCGAGGTGCACCCCGCTCTGCTTATGATCTCCGGCGCGATCGGGGCCCAGCTGTCCTACTTGTTTCCCACCGGGTCGCCGTCGAATGTCGTCGGCTTCAGCACTGGCCACATCACCATCAAGGATCTGGTGGCCACTGGGTTGCCCCTCAAGGTCGTCGGAGTTACAGCTCTGACGGTCTTGCTACCAACACTAG GGTCAGTGATTTTTGGCATGGACAACAAGTCCTAG
- the LOC123156485 gene encoding beta-1,2-xylosyltransferase RCN11 has product MMAGRNHHQNHGQRLRRLVPCILVIVFAVHAVSFALYLLLQSNHPPPNPANPEAQTHERVREPSFQKPWPRLPSFLPWTADPSLTPRSCEAYFGNGFSHLVEVLPEGRGGGGWFRCHHSETLGSSICEGARVRLDPALIAMSRGGEPIDQVMGRKEEEELPRYESGALVVEGAAAGRRGPLVEPGFLDAHVPTNGIGMHTMRALLDSARVVPPGELHCSQWIEEPTLLVTRFEYANLFHTITDWYSAYVSSRVTNLPDRPNVVFVDGHCKAPLEQTWEALFSNVTYAKSFSGPVCFRHAVLSPLGYETALFKGLSESFSCEGAPAQSLRNKPDHQKTARLSEFGEMIIASFDLLEDGIVPPKKTSNGLNILFVRREDYLAHPRHSGKVESRLSNEQEVFDAVEKWAKGQKCKINVVNGLFAHMSMKEQLQAILEASVIIGAHGAGLTHLVSATSDTKVLEIISSFYRRPHFGLISHWKSLEYHAINLPGSYASIPDVTSELGNILKGLGC; this is encoded by the exons ATGATGGCCGGGCGCAACCACCACCAAAACCACGGCCAGAGGCTCCGCCGTCTCGTCCCGTGCATCCTCGTCATCGTGTTCGCCGTCCACGCCGTCTCCTTCGCGCTCTACCTCCTCCTCCAGTCCAACCATCCTCCCCCAAACCCCGCCAACCCCGAAGCTCAGACCCATGAGAGAGTCCGAGAGCCGTCTTTCCAGAAgccgtggccgcgcctcccgtCCTTCCTCCCCTGGACTGCCGACCCATCGCTGACGCCGCGCTCCTGCGAGGCCTACTTCGGGAACGGCTTCTCCCATCTCGTGGAAGTCCTTCCGGAGGGGCGTGGGGGCGGCGGGTGGTTCCGATGCCACCACAGCGAGACTCTGGGCAGCTCGATCTGCGAGGGCGCGCGAGTGCGGCTCGACCCGGCGCTCATCGCGATGTCGCGCGGCGGCGAGCCGATCGACCAGGTGATGggccgcaaggaggaggaggagctgcccAGGTACGAATCCGGTGCGCTGGTggtggagggggcggcggcggggaggagggggCCCTTGGTCGAGCCGGGGTTCCTCGACGCCCACGTGCCCACCAACGGGATCGGGATGCACACCATGAGAGCGCTGCTCGACTCCGCGCGTGTCGTGCCGCCCGGTGAGCTCCACTGCTCCCAG TGGATTGAAGAACCGACACTTCTGGTCACACGATTTGAGTATGCAAACCTTTTCCACACAATTACAGACTGGTACAGTGCATATGTTAGTTCCAGAGTCACAAATTTACCTGATCGTCCTAATGTTGTTTTCGTGGATGGGCATTGCAAG GCACCACTGGAGCAAACATGGGAAGCACTTTTTTCGAATGTGACCTATGCCAAGAGCTTCTCTGGCCCTGTTTGTTTCCGGCATGCAGTTCTTTCACCATTGGGCTATGAGACTGCTCTATTTAAGGGGCTTAGTGAAAGCTTCAGCTGTGAAGGAGCCCCTGCTCAGTCCCTTAGAAATAAACCAGACCACCAGAAAACTGCACGGTTGTCTGAATTTGGGGAGATGATTATAGCTTCTTTTGATCTTTTGGAGGATGGGATCGTGCCGCCTAAAAAAACATCAAACGGACTCAACATTCTCTTTGTTCGGAGAGAAGACTACTTGGCCCACCCACGTCACAGTGGAAAGGTTGAATCTAGGCTGAGCAATGAGCAGGAGGTATTCGATGCAGTTGAGAAGTGGGCAAAAGGTCAGAAGTGCAAAATAAACGTCGTGAATGGTCTTTTTGCACACATGAGCATGAAGGAGCAACTCCAGGCTATCCTGGAAGCTTCAGTCATAATAGGGGCTCATGGGGCTGGTCTGACACACCTGGTTTCAGCCACGTCAGACACAAAAGTTCTTGAGATAATCAGCAGCTTCTATCGACGCCCACATTTTGGCTTGATCTCACACTGGAAGTCGTTAGAATATCATGCCATAAATCTCCCTGGATCATATGCAAGTATCCCAGACGTTACCAGTGAGTTGGGGAATATACTGAAAGGTCTCGGATGCTGA
- the LOC123156406 gene encoding tonoplast dicarboxylate transporter isoform X2: MEKPGSFGGSSSEDAGTSLLLPVHRDDATTTASSRLRALLAHKYPAIASGPVACAAICALVDLGGAHGAAPRNMLGVLAWVFLWWATDAVPLAVASMAPLFLFPAFGISSADAVAKAYMDDVIALVLGSFILALAIERYHIHRRLALKITLRFCGDPVRPSLLLLGITGTTAFVSMWIHNTACTVMMMPVATGILQRFPRGGAGQEEEEQEVRRFSKAVVLGVVYASAVGGMATLTGTGVNIILVGMWSAYFPEKEPITFSSWMSFGLPMALVMFLALWVTLCFMYCSNNTGKALSAYLDGTHLRRELSLLGPMAFAEKMVLAVFGGLIVLWMTRNLTDDIPGWGVLFHNQVGDGTVTIMMATLLFIIPSGKKEGEKLMDWNKCRKLQWNIVLLLGAGFAIADGFRTSGLTGILSDGLRFLEGAPTLVIVPVACVFSGVITEFMSDDSTPTLVLPLFAELAKSIEVHPALLMISGAIGAQLSYLFPTGSPSNVVGFSTGHITIKDLVATGLPLKVVGVTALTVLLPTLGSVIFGMDNKS, from the exons ATGGAGAAGCCCGGCAGCTTCGGCGGGAGCTCGTCGGAGGACGCGGGGACGTCCCTGCTGCTGCCGGTGCATCGCGACGATGCCACAACCACGGCGTCGTCGCGCTTGAGGGCTCTGCTCGCGCACAAGTACCCTGCGATCGCGTCGGGGCCCGTGGCGTGCGCGGCCATATGCGCGCTCGTGGACCTCGGCGGCGCACACGGCGCGGCGCCGCGGAACATGCTGGGCGTGCTGGCGTGGGTGTTCCTGTGGTGGGCGACGGACGCCGTGCCCCTCGCCGTGGCGTCCATGGCGCCGCTCTTCCTGTTCCCGGCCTTCGGCATCTCCTCCGCCGACGCCGTCGCCAAGGCGTACATGGACGACGTCATCGCCCTCGTCCTCGGAAGCTTCATCCTCGCCCTCGCCATCGAGCGCTACCACATCCACCGCCGCCTCGCTCTCAAA ATCACGCTGCGGTTCTGCGGGGACCCGGTGCggccgtcgctgctgctgctggggATCACCGGCACGACGGCGTTCGTCAGCATGTGGATCCACAACACGGCgtgcacggtgatgatgatgccggTGGCGACGGGGATCCTGCAGCGGTTCCcgcggggcggcgccggccaggaggaggaggagcaggaggtgcGGCGGTTCTCCAAGGCGGTGGTGCTGGGCGTGGTGTACGCGTCGGCGGTGGGCGGGATGGCCACGCTGACGGGCACCGGAGTGAACATCATCCTGGTGGGGATGTGGTCGGCTTACTTCCCGGAGAAGGAgcccatcaccttcagctcgtggATGAGCTTCGGCCTCCCAATGGCGCTGGTCATGTTCTTGGCGCTCTGGGTCACCCTCTGCTTCATGTACTGCTCCAACAACACCGGAAAGGCGCTCTCTGCCTACCTCGACGGAACCCATCTCAGAAGGGAGCTCAGCTTGTTAG GTCCAATGGCTTTCGCGGAGAAGATGGTCTTGGCCGTGTTTGGG GGTCTAATTGTGCTGTGGATGACTAGGAACCTAACAGATGACATTCCTGGGTGGGGAGTCCTCTTCCACAATCAAGTTGGGGATGGAACAGTCACG ATCATGATGGCTACGTTGCTGTTCATAATCCCGAGCGGGAAGAAGGAGGGCGAGAAGCTCATGGACTGGAACAAGTGCAGGAAGCTCCAGTGGAACATCGTGCTCCTCCTCGGCGCCGGCTTCGCGATCGCCGACGGCTTCAGGACCAGCGGCCTGACCGGCATCCTCTCGGACGGCCTCAGGTTCCTCGAGGGCGCGCCGACGCTGGTGATCGTGCCCGTGGCCTGCGTTTTCAGCGGGGTCATCACCGAGTTCATGTCCGACGACTCGACCCCCACGCTGGTGCTGCCCCTGTTTGCTGAACTGGCCAAGTCCATCGAGGTGCACCCCGCTCTGCTTATGATCTCCGGCGCGATCGGGGCCCAGCTGTCCTACTTGTTTCCCACCGGGTCGCCGTCGAATGTCGTCGGCTTCAGCACTGGCCACATCACCATCAAGGATCTGGTGGCCACTGGGTTGCCCCTCAAGGTCGTCGGAGTTACAGCTCTGACGGTCTTGCTACCAACACTAG GGTCAGTGATTTTTGGCATGGACAACAAGTCCTAG